A region of Thermococcus piezophilus DNA encodes the following proteins:
- a CDS encoding DUF3883 domain-containing protein, producing MNITEAIGSGPRLGKPVFGKQMFSGDFEALWKEGGAEGGAKGEQPSEYDLVFASIKRELTGYAGAIIHTLKSLRQNIEKMVPSDTTKQVQEELEHILTPRDFDSDVISEVLGAYLTEVLGKRNIPEISPILHGVTKEGPSNLRPMWIGVKGRDGVEYLYFVRLVDEKDGREFHRYPVLVRRNGGKLEFLYGVDLLEHLIEVFSQEFVVIGRPEPTMEGHLVSSQLRTLARDNFYRPRTKYRNYEMAFSRDKLKKGRLFRNTKIETTEVLRIEGISEERFNILKYIPEGILDIYGLSEKDVEPPTDEYKHITERNFVPLDDILKSERKAMEIVMELERKRLERKYGPNGGWKVEDVSLREHYDIKVSEPGREKYIEVKGHKPLLLTAEVTPAEYKFATDSKNVDKYWIYIVANLGKKKPVILKIFRPFGPSRKVYAVLEDGKEIDVTDKMQVYVKDKTRKVLSVK from the coding sequence ATGAACATAACTGAAGCCATTGGAAGTGGCCCGCGCCTTGGCAAACCTGTTTTCGGAAAACAAATGTTCTCTGGGGATTTTGAAGCACTGTGGAAGGAGGGAGGAGCCGAAGGAGGTGCCAAGGGAGAGCAACCTTCCGAGTACGACCTTGTATTTGCGTCAATAAAGAGGGAACTGACAGGCTACGCGGGGGCCATAATACACACCCTAAAGAGTCTTCGACAGAACATTGAAAAAATGGTTCCCTCCGACACAACAAAGCAGGTTCAGGAGGAGCTTGAACACATACTCACTCCGAGAGACTTTGACAGTGACGTGATCTCCGAAGTGCTGGGGGCTTATCTCACTGAAGTCCTTGGGAAGAGGAACATCCCGGAGATTTCCCCAATTCTTCATGGTGTCACTAAGGAAGGCCCCTCAAATCTGAGGCCAATGTGGATTGGTGTTAAGGGTAGGGATGGCGTTGAATACCTTTATTTTGTAAGGTTAGTTGACGAGAAAGATGGCCGGGAGTTCCATCGTTATCCTGTTCTCGTAAGGAGGAATGGTGGAAAGCTTGAGTTTCTTTATGGCGTTGACCTGTTGGAGCATCTTATTGAGGTGTTCTCGCAGGAGTTCGTTGTTATTGGCCGGCCCGAACCCACGATGGAGGGGCATTTGGTATCCTCCCAGCTCAGGACACTGGCGAGAGACAATTTTTACAGACCGAGGACAAAGTACAGAAATTATGAAATGGCGTTCTCAAGGGATAAACTGAAGAAGGGGCGCCTCTTCAGGAACACGAAAATTGAAACAACTGAAGTATTGAGGATCGAGGGCATCAGCGAGGAGAGGTTCAACATACTGAAGTACATTCCCGAAGGGATTCTCGACATTTATGGGCTCTCAGAAAAGGACGTAGAACCACCAACTGATGAGTACAAACATATTACTGAAAGAAATTTCGTGCCCCTGGATGATATTCTGAAGAGCGAACGGAAGGCTATGGAGATCGTCATGGAGCTTGAGCGGAAGAGGCTGGAGAGAAAGTATGGTCCCAATGGAGGATGGAAAGTCGAGGATGTCTCGTTGAGAGAGCACTATGACATTAAGGTTAGTGAGCCTGGACGGGAGAAGTACATTGAGGTCAAGGGTCACAAGCCACTCCTGCTTACTGCAGAGGTCACGCCCGCGGAGTATAAATTCGCGACTGACTCCAAAAACGTGGATAAGTACTGGATTTATATCGTCGCAAACCTCGGAAAGAAAAAACCTGTCATACTGAAGATTTTCAGGCCTTTTGGTCCCAGCAGAAAGGTGTATGCGGTTCTCGAAGACGGGAAGGAAATTGACGTTACGGACAAGATGCAGGTTTACGTCAAAGACAAGACGCGGAAAGTCCTCAGCGTAAAATAA